The following proteins come from a genomic window of Methanothrix sp.:
- a CDS encoding alanine--glyoxylate aminotransferase family protein — translation MDIEDTLLMIPGPVKVAPRVLRAMSKPMISHRSPEFGRIYDDCRELLQEFFETKNEIVVMSGSGTCGMDAAVGGLIGRDDRILTITNGKFGERFTEIGNRYGRAISVDFEWGMPFDLERVEAALEKGVKAVAMVHNETSVGIINPAREIGRLARKHDAIFIVDGISSIGGNEFRTDEWGIDIAITGSQKCLAVPPGLAIVSVSERAEEALKEGSGSYYADLRAHLKSVRKKPTQTPFTPAVPLFYALQEALHMAKEEGFEARRARIARLAEAVRAAASALGIELFPVLNEYSRYSNTVTAMKIPPRINDEKLRGGMKKQGVVVSGGQERLKGKIFRIGTMGVCSEGDVLRTIQALELVLAKEGVINAPGEGVAAASKVLDR, via the coding sequence TTGGATATAGAGGATACGCTTCTTATGATTCCAGGCCCTGTCAAGGTGGCCCCAAGGGTGCTTCGCGCGATGTCGAAGCCGATGATAAGCCACAGGAGCCCGGAGTTTGGCAGGATATACGATGACTGCAGAGAACTCCTCCAGGAGTTCTTCGAGACGAAGAACGAGATCGTGGTCATGAGCGGGTCCGGCACGTGCGGGATGGATGCCGCTGTTGGCGGGCTGATAGGCAGGGACGACAGGATACTCACGATAACAAACGGAAAGTTCGGCGAGCGGTTCACTGAGATAGGCAACAGGTACGGCAGAGCGATATCGGTCGACTTCGAATGGGGCATGCCGTTCGATCTCGAGCGTGTGGAGGCTGCGCTTGAGAAGGGCGTGAAGGCCGTGGCCATGGTTCACAACGAGACATCCGTGGGCATAATCAATCCTGCCAGGGAGATAGGGAGGCTTGCGAGGAAGCACGACGCCATATTCATAGTGGATGGAATATCCTCAATCGGCGGAAACGAGTTCAGGACCGATGAGTGGGGTATCGATATAGCGATAACAGGATCGCAGAAGTGTCTTGCCGTGCCCCCTGGATTGGCGATTGTATCCGTGAGCGAGCGCGCAGAGGAGGCGCTAAAGGAGGGCTCAGGGAGCTACTATGCTGATCTGAGGGCCCATCTCAAGAGTGTGAGAAAGAAGCCAACCCAGACGCCATTCACGCCTGCAGTTCCCCTCTTCTATGCGCTCCAGGAGGCGCTGCACATGGCGAAGGAGGAGGGCTTCGAGGCCAGGAGGGCACGCATAGCCAGGCTTGCCGAGGCTGTCAGAGCAGCGGCATCCGCGCTGGGCATAGAGCTCTTCCCTGTCCTGAATGAGTACTCCCGGTACTCGAACACGGTCACAGCGATGAAGATCCCGCCGAGGATCAATGATGAGAAGCTCAGGGGCGGCATGAAAAAGCAGGGTGTCGTCGTTTCAGGCGGGCAGGAGAGGCTGAAGGGAAAGATCTTCAGGATTGGCACTATGGGCGTCTGCTCTGAGGGGGACGTGCTGAGAACAATACAGGCTTTAGAGCTTGTTCTCGCAAAGGAAG
- the rnhB gene encoding ribonuclease HII, translating to MLILGVDEAGKGPVIGSMFVAGVVFGEEDIFDLAACGVRDSKLLSPAKRESIERQILARARESFVLEVTAQQIDELRMVMSMNDIMVRAHSRVVSGLRADRAILDAADVNAERFAQRVRELSGATMQILAEHDADRKHLVVAAASIIAKVARDRSIRELEATLGRPLGSGYPSDPVTVRFLKDWIEENGDLPPFARKSWSTAQRLKASSV from the coding sequence ATGCTCATACTTGGCGTGGATGAGGCCGGAAAAGGGCCTGTCATCGGATCGATGTTTGTTGCTGGTGTTGTTTTCGGCGAGGAGGATATCTTCGATCTCGCAGCATGTGGTGTGAGAGATTCCAAGCTGCTGAGCCCTGCAAAGAGAGAATCCATCGAGAGGCAGATACTCGCCAGGGCCAGAGAGAGCTTCGTTCTGGAGGTGACAGCGCAGCAGATCGATGAGCTGCGCATGGTCATGTCGATGAACGATATCATGGTGAGAGCTCACTCCAGGGTTGTATCCGGACTCAGGGCGGATCGCGCCATTCTCGATGCAGCTGACGTTAATGCTGAGAGGTTCGCTCAGAGGGTCAGGGAGCTCTCAGGAGCGACGATGCAGATCCTGGCAGAGCATGATGCTGACAGGAAGCACCTCGTGGTCGCAGCAGCATCGATAATCGCCAAGGTTGCCAGGGACCGATCCATAAGAGAGCTGGAGGCCACACTCGGCCGACCGCTCGGAAGCGGCTACCCGTCAGATCCTGTCACGGTGAGGTTTCTGAAGGACTGGATTGAGGAGAACGGGGATCTGCCGCCGTTCGCAAGGAAGAGCTGGAGCACTGCACAACGCTTAAAAGCAAGCTCTGTATAA
- a CDS encoding Era-like GTP-binding protein — protein MGVFKSLRMSLGVWLSRIFGKKRARIGIYGPPNAGKTTLANRIVKDWSGDGAIGTVSPVPHETRRAVRKEGLVINANGASIHLDIVDTPGMATKIDFREFMAYGMSEEEAKKRAKEATEGVIEAIKWLDDLDGVLLVMDSTEDPYTQVNVTVIGNMEARNLPLLIVANKIDLPNAAPSRIKAAFPQHPVVQISALEGNNLDELYNAIALHFG, from the coding sequence ATGGGTGTGTTCAAGAGCCTCCGGATGAGCCTCGGAGTCTGGTTAAGTCGCATTTTCGGCAAAAAGCGTGCGCGAATCGGCATCTATGGGCCACCTAATGCTGGAAAGACCACACTGGCCAACAGGATAGTCAAGGACTGGAGCGGTGATGGCGCGATAGGGACTGTATCTCCGGTTCCACACGAGACCAGAAGGGCGGTTCGGAAGGAAGGCCTTGTGATAAATGCAAATGGCGCGAGCATTCACCTTGATATAGTGGATACTCCAGGAATGGCCACGAAGATCGATTTCAGGGAGTTCATGGCGTATGGCATGAGCGAGGAAGAGGCAAAGAAGAGGGCGAAAGAGGCCACAGAGGGCGTCATAGAGGCCATCAAGTGGCTGGACGATCTTGATGGTGTTCTGCTTGTCATGGACTCCACAGAGGACCCCTACACGCAGGTCAACGTCACCGTTATAGGAAACATGGAGGCTAGGAATCTGCCGCTTCTCATCGTGGCAAACAAGATAGATCTCCCGAACGCCGCCCCTTCGAGAATAAAGGCCGCATTTCCTCAGCATCCTGTGGTCCAGATCTCGGCGCTGGAGGGGAACAACCTGGACGAGCTGTATAATGCAATAGCATTACACTTCGGGTGA
- a CDS encoding DUF2073 domain-containing protein, translating into MREVQMDLISEEKLNRMTSMEKIRLILDKVKTGRIVVLESGLTPEEEVRLIEMTMTEIRVDEFSGIEIESYPAKRESSFVGRLLGRGSSKGRMTVIGPANQLRTVEKDQYQISTKVSVGD; encoded by the coding sequence ATGCGGGAAGTACAGATGGACCTCATATCTGAGGAGAAGCTGAACCGCATGACCTCAATGGAGAAGATCCGGCTTATCCTTGACAAGGTCAAGACTGGCAGGATAGTGGTTCTCGAGAGCGGACTCACTCCAGAGGAGGAGGTGAGGCTTATAGAGATGACCATGACGGAGATCCGGGTCGATGAGTTCTCAGGAATAGAGATCGAGAGCTATCCTGCGAAGAGGGAGAGCTCCTTTGTGGGCAGGCTGCTTGGAAGAGGCTCATCAAAGGGCAGGATGACCGTGATAGGCCCGGCGAACCAGCTCAGAACGGTCGAGAAGGATCAGTACCAGATAAGCACCAAGGTCTCGGTCGGGGATTAG
- a CDS encoding Zn-ribbon domain-containing protein, translating into MPHMCTRCKKVFDDGADILKGCPKCGGRMFEYIRERESETLITEAMGVRRPPRRTPAITTAVRDVGEIKEEMRRLQVASESVNKPPAIQTSQRSPEDRPIESVRITEPGRYELNLPTLFSRDELVMALKEGTYLIDLNSAFRRSKK; encoded by the coding sequence ATGCCGCACATGTGCACCAGATGCAAAAAGGTATTCGATGATGGCGCGGATATACTCAAAGGCTGCCCGAAGTGTGGCGGGAGGATGTTTGAGTACATCAGAGAGCGGGAGAGCGAGACGCTGATAACCGAGGCCATGGGTGTCAGAAGACCGCCCAGGAGGACTCCAGCAATCACCACGGCTGTTCGCGACGTGGGTGAGATAAAAGAGGAGATGCGGAGGCTGCAGGTAGCCTCTGAGAGTGTCAACAAGCCTCCTGCTATCCAGACATCTCAGAGATCACCGGAGGATCGCCCCATAGAGAGCGTGAGGATCACAGAGCCGGGAAGATACGAGCTGAATCTGCCGACGCTGTTCTCTAGGGACGAGCTTGTCATGGCATTAAAGGAGGGGACCTATCTGATAGACCTGAACTCGGCCTTCAGAAGGTCTAAGAAGTAG
- the serA gene encoding phosphoglycerate dehydrogenase — MRVLVSDPLAEEGIRRLETAAEVDVITNLTPEELVERIKGYDALVIRSGTKVTADVINAADRLKVIARAGVGVDNVDVDAATKKGIIVVNAPGGNTISAAEHTIAMMLALARNIPQAHASVKRGEWNRKKYTGVEVFNKTLGIIGLGRIGTEVAKRMKAFGMRILAYDPFITESKAAELGIKLASLEEIYRESDFITVHTPLTPETRNMIDEPQIKMMKPTVRLINCARGGIINEAALARAVAENRIAGAAVDVYTKEPPVGNPLIEQERIITTPHLGASTAEAQINVALAVADQIIAISRGQLPTTAINLISIPPETMAVMEPYMDIAERMGRLLGQLGTSRFEQLEIVYGGSIAEKDTRLITIAAVKGLLSAIGAHANLVNSLTLLKEKGVKLIESKTEVANGYSNLITMRLKTASETFAVHGTVYRPDDRRIVQINDYRVHVPTEGNLVLVLHEDRPNIIGPVCVVLGEANINIGSMHVGRISPGQPQLMVLNVDSPVSDETLKRILSVSGVLSARTISM; from the coding sequence ATGAGAGTTCTGGTCAGTGACCCGCTGGCCGAGGAGGGCATAAGACGGCTTGAGACGGCCGCAGAGGTCGATGTTATAACCAACCTCACTCCTGAGGAGCTGGTGGAGAGGATCAAGGGGTATGATGCTCTGGTCATACGCAGCGGGACCAAGGTGACGGCTGATGTGATAAACGCAGCGGACCGGCTCAAGGTGATAGCGAGAGCCGGAGTCGGTGTCGACAACGTCGATGTGGATGCTGCAACAAAAAAGGGCATAATAGTCGTAAACGCTCCGGGCGGGAACACCATATCGGCTGCAGAGCACACGATCGCCATGATGCTGGCGCTCGCGAGAAACATCCCGCAGGCGCATGCATCTGTCAAGAGGGGCGAGTGGAACAGGAAGAAGTACACTGGCGTCGAGGTCTTCAACAAGACCCTGGGCATAATCGGCCTCGGCAGAATCGGGACAGAGGTTGCGAAGAGGATGAAGGCGTTCGGGATGCGCATACTCGCCTACGATCCGTTTATAACAGAGTCGAAGGCTGCAGAGCTCGGAATAAAGCTTGCAAGCCTTGAGGAGATCTACAGGGAGAGCGATTTCATAACCGTTCACACGCCTCTAACTCCGGAAACGAGAAACATGATCGATGAGCCTCAGATAAAGATGATGAAGCCCACCGTGAGGCTGATAAACTGCGCCAGAGGTGGCATAATCAACGAGGCAGCGCTCGCCAGGGCTGTTGCGGAGAACAGAATAGCCGGCGCTGCGGTGGACGTTTACACAAAGGAGCCGCCTGTGGGCAATCCTCTTATCGAGCAGGAGCGGATCATAACAACGCCGCATCTCGGAGCTTCGACCGCTGAGGCACAGATCAACGTGGCGCTCGCGGTTGCGGATCAGATAATCGCCATAAGCAGGGGACAGCTCCCGACGACAGCGATCAACCTGATCTCAATACCGCCGGAGACGATGGCAGTGATGGAGCCGTACATGGATATCGCGGAGAGGATGGGCAGGCTCCTCGGGCAGCTTGGCACGAGCAGGTTCGAGCAGCTAGAGATCGTGTATGGCGGATCCATCGCGGAGAAGGATACCCGCCTGATAACTATAGCGGCTGTGAAGGGGCTGCTGTCAGCCATAGGTGCCCATGCGAACCTTGTGAACTCGCTGACGCTGCTGAAGGAGAAGGGCGTAAAGCTGATTGAGTCGAAGACCGAGGTGGCGAACGGGTACAGCAATCTCATAACCATGCGCCTTAAGACTGCATCAGAGACATTCGCGGTTCACGGCACTGTTTACAGGCCCGATGACAGGAGGATCGTCCAGATCAACGACTACAGGGTTCATGTTCCTACCGAGGGCAATCTTGTTCTTGTCCTCCATGAGGACAGGCCGAACATAATAGGTCCGGTGTGCGTGGTTCTGGGCGAGGCGAATATAAATATCGGAAGCATGCATGTCGGCAGGATCTCACCAGGGCAGCCGCAGCTGATGGTCCTGAACGTGGATTCTCCTGTCAGTGACGAGACCCTGAAGAGGATACTGAGCGTTTCAGGCGTTCTGAGTGCGAGGACGATAAGCATGTGA
- the cas4 gene encoding CRISPR-associated protein Cas4 — MNDIAPLLFALGTASMLLSLKMSSAARSMRLRYGLPDGDALYSDLSGSGKILRSERYGLTGKPDYIIREGRHVIPVEVKSTEAEEPYRSHQLQLAAYCLIMEDICRRDVPYGYLVYGNRRYRIEINDDLRAEVLRALDGMRRTLRKGHAHRNHSQKARCARCSFRTGCKQAL; from the coding sequence ATGAATGATATCGCACCTCTTCTCTTCGCTCTGGGCACAGCATCCATGCTCCTCTCCCTCAAGATGTCCTCTGCTGCTAGATCCATGCGTCTCAGGTATGGGCTGCCGGATGGAGATGCCCTCTACTCAGACCTCTCAGGCTCTGGAAAGATCCTTCGCTCAGAGCGCTACGGCCTCACAGGAAAGCCGGATTACATAATCAGAGAGGGCCGACACGTGATACCCGTCGAGGTCAAGAGCACCGAGGCTGAGGAGCCGTACAGGAGCCATCAGCTCCAGCTTGCAGCCTACTGCCTGATCATGGAGGATATCTGCAGAAGAGATGTTCCATACGGTTACCTCGTATACGGAAACAGGCGTTACAGGATAGAGATCAATGACGATCTCAGGGCGGAGGTGCTGAGAGCTCTGGATGGTATGAGGCGCACGCTGAGAAAGGGCCATGCTCATAGGAATCACAGCCAGAAGGCGAGGTGTGCTAGGTGCTCCTTCCGCACTGGCTGCAAACAGGCGCTTTGA
- the dnaJ gene encoding molecular chaperone DnaJ translates to MAEKRDYYEILGVDRNATEKEIKSAYRKLAMKYHPDRSDAPDAEERFKEISEAYAVLSDPEKRRQYDQFGHAGIGQYSQEDLFRSVDFEDLLRGFGFGTDSIFDIFFGRGRHGPVRGRDLRYDLEITLEQAASGLETTIEVPRTEVCRTCSGTGAKPGTSPVRCQSCHGTGQITRTQVTPFGQIVTSTTCSRCGGRGQVIQTPCDDCDGTGRVRRYRKINVRIPPGVDTGHHLKLRGQGEAPPFSPGAQAEPGDLYIFINVRPHPLFIRDGDNLIHEMNISMTQAALGTELDVPTLDGRAHLRIPPGTQSGSIFRIKGKGMPRLHGAGTGDLLVRTNVKIPTSLTPRQRQLLEELAREFGEPEGRRHHGKTGFFEKIVDEVKGAVR, encoded by the coding sequence GTGGCGGAGAAGAGGGATTACTACGAGATCCTCGGCGTTGACAGGAACGCCACAGAGAAGGAGATCAAGAGCGCTTACAGGAAGCTGGCGATGAAGTACCATCCCGATCGCTCCGACGCCCCTGACGCAGAGGAGAGGTTCAAGGAGATCTCGGAGGCGTATGCTGTACTCTCTGATCCTGAGAAACGGAGGCAGTACGATCAGTTCGGGCATGCCGGCATCGGCCAGTACTCTCAGGAGGATCTCTTCAGATCCGTCGACTTCGAGGATCTGCTCAGAGGCTTCGGGTTTGGCACCGACAGCATCTTCGACATCTTCTTTGGCAGGGGCCGCCACGGGCCTGTGAGGGGAAGAGATCTCAGGTATGATCTGGAGATAACGCTGGAGCAGGCGGCCTCAGGTCTGGAGACCACGATCGAGGTGCCCAGGACAGAGGTCTGCAGGACCTGCTCAGGCACAGGCGCAAAGCCCGGGACATCGCCGGTGAGATGCCAGAGCTGCCACGGCACCGGGCAGATAACGAGGACACAGGTGACGCCCTTCGGGCAGATCGTGACATCGACCACCTGCTCCAGATGCGGAGGAAGGGGGCAGGTGATACAGACGCCCTGCGACGACTGCGACGGCACCGGCAGGGTCAGGAGGTACAGAAAGATAAACGTCAGGATCCCGCCGGGTGTCGATACAGGACATCACCTCAAGCTGAGGGGCCAGGGCGAGGCTCCGCCGTTCTCTCCTGGGGCTCAGGCCGAGCCCGGGGATCTGTACATATTCATCAACGTCAGGCCGCATCCCCTGTTCATCAGAGATGGCGACAACCTGATCCATGAGATGAACATCAGCATGACGCAGGCTGCACTCGGCACAGAGCTCGATGTTCCCACGCTCGATGGAAGAGCACACCTGAGGATTCCACCGGGAACGCAGAGCGGATCCATCTTCAGGATAAAAGGAAAGGGCATGCCAAGGCTCCACGGCGCTGGCACTGGGGATCTCCTTGTACGGACGAATGTGAAGATCCCCACATCTCTGACGCCCAGGCAGAGACAGCTCCTCGAGGAGCTCGCAAGGGAGTTCGGCGAGCCAGAGGGCAGAAGACACCATGGAAAAACAGGTTTTTTCGAGAAGATAGTTGATGAGGTAAAGGGAGCTGTGCGGTAG